Part of the Deltaproteobacteria bacterium genome, GCTCGGCGTGCACCCGCACGAAGCCGGCAAAATGACCGAGGCCGATTGGACGGACATGCACCACGCCTTCGAGACAGACCCGCGCCTTCGAGGCGTGGGCGAAATCGGGCTGGATTATTATTACGACTTTTCTCCCCGCCAGGACCAACGGCATTGGTTTCGGCGCCAGCTCGAACTGGCGCGGGAACTGAACCAACCCGTGGTCATCCATTGCCGCGAGGCCGAGGATGACTGTCTGGCCATCCTCGATCAGATGGGTTTTGCCGGAAAGCCGCTTCTGTGGCACTGCTTCGGCCTGGGGCCGGACTGGACCGAAAGGCTGCTCTCGCGCGGTTGGCATCTGTCCATCCCCGGCACCGTGACATACCCCAAGAACGAGGCCTTGCGGGCCGCGGTCACGACCATCCCGGCCGACCGTCTGCTGCTCGAAACCGACAGTCCCTACCTGGCTCCGGAGCCATATCGGGGCAAACCCAACGAACCGGCCTTTATCGTCTTCACGGCGCGGGAAGTCGCCCGGCTGCGCGGCGAGGACCCGCACGCCTTGTGGCAACGCTGCGGAGACAATACGCGACGCTTCTTCGGGATGGACCGAAAAAGCGGACATCGCCCCCGATGACATCCGGGCCGCCCCGCGTCGATCAAGGCCAAAAGCCCCGGCCCCAACCTTTTACCGATGAGGAAAAATACATGGAAGAACGCACGATCACATGCCCCCGCTGCGGCAAGGAACTCGCCCACCCCGTCCTGTACCGCTGCATCAGCTGTTTTGCCCAGTATTGCGCGGCCTGCGAAGGTTCCGAATCCGGAATTCGCTGCCCCAAATGCGGCCAGACCGGGCGCATGGTTCTGGATCAGGGAAAA contains:
- a CDS encoding TatD family deoxyribonuclease, translating into MSKHKEREQPETLGLACVGADSHAHLDGRDIDPRVVLARARACGVRTVGNVFLGPEAYRRHRAGFEADPDVFFLLGVHPHEAGKMTEADWTDMHHAFETDPRLRGVGEIGLDYYYDFSPRQDQRHWFRRQLELARELNQPVVIHCREAEDDCLAILDQMGFAGKPLLWHCFGLGPDWTERLLSRGWHLSIPGTVTYPKNEALRAAVTTIPADRLLLETDSPYLAPEPYRGKPNEPAFIVFTAREVARLRGEDPHALWQRCGDNTRRFFGMDRKSGHRPR